AGGAAAATGGACAATCGGTGCTAGCTAAATCTGGCTATCCCATGCTCATGGCTTTGCGAACCAAGGTTTATCTTCCAGCGCATTGGCGACACGAAGCACTCTCGGTGCGAATTGCCGTTGAAACCAAGCGATTTGCCGAAGCCAAGGATCCTGAACTTGTACTCTGGCTCATTGGTACCCATCATGGGTATGGACGACCATTTTATCCCCATCGTGATGAGGAAGATAATAAGCTTCGGCAGCTGCCGAATATCATGGGTTTGCCTCCAAAGCTTGAGCCTGGAGCCGGTCCGCAATCTCTTGGTTTTGATTGGAATGGTTTGGATTGGTCAATGCTCTTTGAGCGGCTCAAGGCCCGATACGGTATTTGGGAGCTTGCACGCATGGAAGCCATTCTCCGGTTGGCCGACCATCGTGCGTCTGAGGAAGAAGCGGGGAGGGAAATTAAATGAGAGAAGCGCTTCGGCTTGAAGGTCTTGAACCGGATAATTTGTTGGCATTTCTTGCACTGCTAGGGCTACTCCGAGCGTTGGAAGAGGCGGATGGATCATTCCTACCTAGAGCAGCCTGGGATGTAGATATCCATCCCATGAGACCAAGGCTCTTTTTGTCGCGTCCCGTTGAGCCGGAATCGATTGCTGAAGCTGTGGATAAAGGAATTGTTGTTCTTTCCAAGGGGTATAACTTTGACGGAAGAAAGGATTTAAACTATTCGCGCGATGATTGCCGCACACTACTGGAGCAGGAGGGACGGGAAGCGATTCTCGGTTCTCGCTGGCGTGTCGATCTCTTGGCATCGCTCATGAGCGATGCGGCTATTGAGAAAAATAGTATCGATCCTACACCTTTATGTCTTTTGACCGGCCAGGGACATCAGCACTTTCTTGAAAGACTAGCTAAAGTTCCGAGCTTCTCAGAGCCTCTGAGACGCAGCCAGAAAGGGAAAAAGGTCCATGTTTTTTCAGCACAATGCATTGCCGAAACCCTGTTTCACCCCTGGCATTATGGAGATCCGACTCCCTCTTTCCGGTGGGATCCTCAAGAAGAAAGGCGCTATGCGCTTCTCTATGGAGATCCAAGCAAGACCAATACAACAACGCAGCACGGCGCGAACCGGCTAGCGGCCGTTGGAATTGGTACTCTCACCTTGGTTCCACAACTCCGATCAAATAGTGTGCGAGCTAATATTCTCGGCGGATCCTTCGAAAAGGGGGAATTTTCCTTTGCTTGGCCGATATGGCGCAAGCCGGCCACGCTCTCTGCCATCCGAGGCATGCTTGCTCACCCAGGATTGAGAAAGGAAAATGGGCTCTCCCATTTGGGAGTAGATTATGTCATGGTTGCAAGACGGATTCAGTACGGGTACTATAGTAACTTTGTTCGTGCTGTTCCCTTACATCGTTTATGATCATAATGCTCTGTCATGCTTTTTACTTCAATGAAGCCGAGGCCTTACACATCCTCGGAAACATACCTAAAAATTAGCAACTTAATGGAAATGATCTTCCTTCAATGAAGCCGAGGCCTTACACATCCTCGGAAACCGTTACCTTGACGTTTACGGGAATATCGGAGTTGCACTTCAATGAAGCCGAGGCCTTACACATCCTCGGAAACGGTTTTGCTACTCTAGAAGGTTCGCAAGACAATACCCTTCAATGAAGCCGAGGCCTTACACATCCTCGGAAACCTGATTACATTTTCATTTCAGTTGTTGACCATTCGCTTCAATGAAGCCGAGGCCTTACACATCCTCGGAAACAAGGACATTGATCCGCTCATTGTTGATTTTATTTCTCTTCAATGAAGCCGAGGCCTTACACATCCTCGGAAACTTTCATCATTTTTACCTTATTTTGGTTAATTTTTAACTTCAATGAAGCCGAGGCCTTACACATCCTCGGAAACCGTTACCTTGACGTTTACGGGAATATCGGAGTTGCACTTCAATGAAGCCGAGGCCTTACACATCCTCGGAAACAAATCTATAAATCCCTCAGAAGCTTCCTGGGCTTCACTTCAATGAAGCCGAGGCCTTACACATCCTCGGAAACCATATTTCCAATACAAAGGCACAGGAGACCAGAAATACTTCAATGAAGCCGAGGCCTTACACATCCTCGGAAACTGCCCCTTTGTAACTCATTGCCTTGCAAAGCATAAAATTCTGTTTTGCGAGCATTTCCCAGAAATAAGATTACACCATGATACTCGGATGACATTGTTAAAGATCAACAACCATCTCTACACGGATATTTCTTCAGTAAATTATATCGAAAATGAAAAAAGTCAATTCCAGATGATCATCGCTCACCAATAGTCTTTGGGTTTTGGTTTGTGGATACCGATTCGATTATTGAAACGTGACCATTGAAGAGAGCAACGAAAGGATAAGATATCACTTTAAGGGGATTTCAAAACTAACGTGATATATCTGCTGATGATGAGCGGAAAGTCTGTGTGTAGATGGTTTAGGAGAACTGGGAATACCTGCTTATTCATTTTATAATGACATAAGGAGTGCATTGCAAGAAGTAAATGTTTACAACAAGAAATGGTAAACTTCTAGGGTGGAGATTCAGCAGTTGCGTCAGCAAGTTGCTCTTGGAATATCAGCCGGAGATCTTAAATCTTCTTCAAGAAAAGTTGATTCAGTAATGTCGATTTAATTTGAATAAGGAGACAGCGTATGCATACAAGATTGGCTAATCTTTTTTATCAAAGACACAACAACCAAAACAACCAGAGGAATCTAAAAACTTCCTGCTTCACAGGAAGGGCATGGAAGAATCGACTCAGTGAAGGTTGAAGAAGAAGGAAAATAATTTTCTGTTCTGCCTTACTCTGCCATTTAGAAGAACAGGCGAAGAGTGTGAGGTGATCAAGGTTTTAAAGTATCAGGCAGAAATTGGTGAGGATATAGAATAGAGCCGAATTAAAGGCTAACCAGGGTAGGTAGTTGTACCAAGGAGATCGCCTAAAGCGATAGAGCACATGAAGATATTATTCACTGATACCTTTAGTTATCTATTTGGTTCCGAGTCTGTTGCTAATTTAAAATCGATAACCAGAGCTTCACATGATTGTAGATTCGGATTTTCGTTTGCTAAGGATATTTCAGCAGGACTGTTAGGTAGCTCTTGTACTTGGAATATCCTTGATTTAAGCCATGTGAGCCTTTTGTTGTGTGTGAGAGCTTTCGATTCGAAACCTTAGCCAAGGATCGGCGTCTACAAGATAGCAGTTACCCTGACGCTTTTCCCCTGCATAGTCAATTAACCATGTACGTTAATTTTTTATCAATCAAATGAATTTATCTCTTCCATTCAGAGATATCTGTTCACATTATTCCACTTAAGGTTAGATTCAGGCAGTCTTTTGCTGCTATTCTTTGCGCAAACATTATTTGGATAAGAAAAGCTTGTTATAAGAAGAGTCCGCTTTGTTTAAGTAATGCTCAGGGAGGAAGACTGAACCAA
The DNA window shown above is from Methylacidiphilum caldifontis and carries:
- a CDS encoding type I-G CRISPR-associated protein, Cas3-extension family, translating into MREALRLEGLEPDNLLAFLALLGLLRALEEADGSFLPRAAWDVDIHPMRPRLFLSRPVEPESIAEAVDKGIVVLSKGYNFDGRKDLNYSRDDCRTLLEQEGREAILGSRWRVDLLASLMSDAAIEKNSIDPTPLCLLTGQGHQHFLERLAKVPSFSEPLRRSQKGKKVHVFSAQCIAETLFHPWHYGDPTPSFRWDPQEERRYALLYGDPSKTNTTTQHGANRLAAVGIGTLTLVPQLRSNSVRANILGGSFEKGEFSFAWPIWRKPATLSAIRGMLAHPGLRKENGLSHLGVDYVMVARRIQYGYYSNFVRAVPLHRL